One window from the genome of Variovorax sp. PAMC26660 encodes:
- a CDS encoding FecCD family ABC transporter permease, producing the protein MSQRFTARAVLGGSALLLVAAFMVGAVSGAYAISLSQLWNVLTSLGQGGADKSPEHLVFLNIRLPRLVLGVAAGAGLGMAGTLMQGLFRNPLADPGLVGISSGAALAAGVTIVLGAWLWPVLPRTLGSWTLVLMAFGGGLSVTLLIYGLSRSEGGTRMALMLLAGIAVNALAGAGLGFLSVMATDEQLRSLQFWLLGSLGGARWSAVLLVSVAVLLSCLAARSLASPLNAIALGEAQAALLGVDVERTKRRAIVVTAVAVGAVTATTGIIGFIGLIAPHWVRMMAGPDHRVVLPASALLGGALVLAADTVARTVMAPAELPLGVLTAFIGVPMFLLMLRHFKGRI; encoded by the coding sequence ATGAGCCAGAGGTTCACGGCGCGCGCCGTGCTGGGCGGCAGCGCGCTGCTGCTCGTCGCGGCGTTCATGGTGGGGGCCGTGTCCGGGGCCTACGCCATCAGTCTTTCGCAACTCTGGAACGTGTTGACATCATTGGGGCAGGGCGGCGCCGACAAGTCGCCCGAGCACCTGGTGTTTCTCAATATCCGCCTGCCGCGCCTCGTGCTCGGCGTGGCGGCGGGCGCGGGGCTCGGCATGGCGGGCACGCTGATGCAGGGGCTGTTCCGCAATCCGTTGGCTGACCCGGGGCTGGTGGGAATCAGCAGCGGTGCGGCGCTGGCGGCGGGCGTCACGATCGTGCTCGGTGCCTGGCTCTGGCCGGTGTTGCCCCGCACGCTCGGCAGCTGGACGCTGGTGCTCATGGCCTTCGGTGGCGGCTTGTCTGTGACCTTGCTGATCTACGGCCTCTCGCGCAGCGAAGGCGGCACGCGCATGGCGCTGATGCTGCTCGCCGGCATTGCGGTCAATGCGCTTGCGGGCGCGGGGCTGGGTTTCCTGAGCGTGATGGCGACGGACGAGCAACTGCGCAGCCTGCAGTTCTGGCTGCTTGGCAGCCTGGGCGGTGCGCGCTGGAGCGCGGTGTTGCTGGTCAGCGTGGCTGTGCTTTTGTCGTGCCTTGCGGCGCGGTCGCTTGCCTCGCCCCTGAACGCCATCGCGCTCGGCGAGGCACAGGCAGCGCTGCTCGGCGTGGATGTGGAGCGCACCAAGCGGCGCGCGATCGTCGTCACGGCCGTGGCCGTGGGGGCTGTGACGGCCACGACCGGGATCATCGGCTTCATCGGGCTGATCGCGCCGCACTGGGTGCGCATGATGGCCGGGCCCGATCACCGCGTGGTGCTGCCGGCCTCGGCCCTGTTGGGCGGGGCACTGGTGCTTGCGGCCGACACCGTGGCGCGGACCGTGATGGCGCCGGCCGAACTGCCGCTGGGCGTGCTCACCGCGTTCATCGGCGTGCCGATGTTCCTTTTGATGCTGCGGCACTTCAAGGGGCGCATATGA
- a CDS encoding hemin ABC transporter substrate-binding protein, which yields MSDFARIDSLAPRRRDVLRLLSVSSLGAVAALPAFAQTLRLPKLVTVSGAITEIVYLLGAEGQLVGTDTTSLYPAAARNTPKVGYMRQLSAEGLLSLKPDAIIATNESGPPVVLDQIRSAGVKVEIIEADHSWGEVQRKVQAVGRAAAKEAQARELQARLDTEWAVVQQRVAAAKGRKPKVLFVLSHSASPQVSGEKTAAHSVIGYAGGINALSGFQGYRPMTAEAMASAAPDIILTSTQSIEAHGGVDKFWQRPELALTPAYKKRALITQDALLLLGFGPRTPASISDLHDKFLAAVA from the coding sequence ATGAGCGACTTCGCACGAATCGACTCCCTGGCACCGCGCCGCCGCGACGTGCTGCGGCTGCTGTCCGTCTCTTCGCTGGGCGCTGTTGCCGCGCTACCCGCATTCGCGCAGACACTGCGCCTGCCCAAGCTGGTGACGGTGAGCGGTGCGATCACCGAGATCGTCTACCTGCTCGGCGCCGAAGGGCAGCTCGTGGGCACGGACACCACCAGCCTGTATCCGGCGGCGGCACGCAACACGCCCAAGGTCGGCTACATGCGGCAGTTGTCGGCCGAAGGCCTGCTGTCGCTGAAGCCCGATGCCATCATCGCGACCAACGAATCGGGCCCGCCCGTGGTGCTCGACCAGATCCGCAGCGCGGGCGTCAAGGTCGAGATCATCGAGGCCGACCACAGTTGGGGCGAAGTGCAGCGCAAGGTGCAGGCCGTGGGCCGCGCTGCGGCCAAGGAAGCGCAGGCGCGTGAACTACAGGCCCGGCTTGATACCGAATGGGCCGTCGTACAACAGCGCGTGGCCGCCGCCAAGGGGCGCAAGCCGAAGGTGCTGTTCGTGCTGTCGCACAGCGCGAGCCCGCAGGTCTCGGGCGAGAAGACCGCTGCGCACTCGGTGATCGGCTATGCCGGTGGCATCAATGCCCTGAGCGGCTTCCAGGGCTACCGGCCGATGACGGCCGAAGCCATGGCCAGCGCCGCGCCGGACATCATCCTCACCAGCACGCAGAGCATCGAGGCGCACGGTGGCGTCGACAAGTTCTGGCAGCGGCCCGAACTGGCGCTCACGCCGGCCTACAAGAAGCGCGCGCTGATCACGCAAGACGCCTTGCTGCTGCTGGGCTTCGGTCCGCGCACACCGGCGTCCATTTCCGATCTGCACGACAAGTTCCTGGCTGCCGTGGCATGA
- a CDS encoding pyruvate, water dikinase regulatory protein has protein sequence MHTRTVFFISDGTGITAETFGNAVLAQFEMKPRHVRLPFTDTVDKAHQAVRHINHTAELEGVRPIVFTTLANMDVLEVIETGCKGMLLDMFGTFVRPLEIELAVKSNHRIGRFSDVSKSKEYNARIAAIDFSLAHDDGQSNRDLQGADVILVGVSRSGKTPTSLYLAMQHGLKAANYPLIPEDFDRRQLPPALLPHRKKIFGLTIQPERLSEIRNERRPDSRYASLENCRHEVSEAEAMMRRAGIRWLSTTTKSIEEIATTILQELRPERLTY, from the coding sequence ATGCATACACGCACTGTTTTCTTCATTTCCGACGGCACCGGCATCACCGCCGAGACTTTCGGCAACGCCGTGCTCGCCCAGTTCGAGATGAAACCGCGCCATGTCCGGCTGCCTTTCACCGACACGGTCGACAAGGCGCACCAGGCGGTGCGCCACATCAACCACACGGCCGAGCTGGAGGGCGTGCGCCCCATCGTCTTCACCACGCTGGCCAACATGGACGTGCTGGAAGTCATAGAAACCGGCTGCAAGGGCATGCTGCTGGATATGTTCGGCACCTTCGTGCGGCCGCTGGAAATCGAGCTGGCGGTGAAGTCGAACCACCGCATCGGCCGCTTCAGCGACGTCAGCAAGAGCAAGGAATACAACGCCCGCATTGCCGCGATCGACTTCAGCCTGGCGCACGACGACGGCCAGAGCAACCGCGACCTGCAGGGCGCCGACGTGATCCTGGTGGGCGTGAGCCGCAGCGGCAAGACGCCGACTTCGCTCTATCTGGCGATGCAGCACGGCCTGAAGGCGGCCAACTACCCGCTGATTCCCGAGGATTTCGACCGCCGCCAGTTGCCCCCGGCTCTGTTGCCGCACCGCAAGAAGATCTTCGGCCTGACGATCCAGCCCGAGCGGCTCAGCGAGATCCGCAACGAGCGCCGGCCCGATTCACGCTATGCCAGTCTCGAAAACTGCCGCCATGAGGTGAGCGAGGCCGAAGCCATGATGCGGCGCGCCGGCATCCGCTGGCTGTCGACCACCACCAAGTCGATCGAGGAAATCGCCACGACGATCCTGCAGGAGCTGCGGCCCGAGCGCCTGACCTACTGA
- a CDS encoding heme ABC transporter ATP-binding protein, producing the protein MTVGTERDPMALRCEGVEVRIGAKTLLANASVSLAPGRVTAILGPNGAGKSTLLSVLAGQRMPTQGRVMLDGRPLGDHGMPALALRRALMPQESAVAFDFTAQEIVALGRYPHRKAPGHDEDAIIAESMALTDVSALASRVLNTLSGGEKSRAHMARALAQLWHARPDGATRWLLLDEPTAALDLAHQHSAMRLLRAWAQRGVGVVAVLHDLNLARRYADEVVVLGGDSGGVRQGAAAEVLEPALIESVWGTPCQPVTSADGTVQYLFG; encoded by the coding sequence ATGACGGTGGGCACGGAACGCGATCCGATGGCGCTGCGCTGTGAAGGCGTCGAGGTTCGCATCGGAGCGAAGACGCTGCTGGCGAACGCTTCGGTCAGCCTGGCGCCGGGCCGGGTGACGGCCATCCTCGGTCCCAACGGCGCGGGCAAGTCGACGTTGCTGTCGGTGCTGGCCGGCCAGCGCATGCCGACGCAGGGCCGGGTGATGCTCGACGGCCGTCCGCTCGGAGACCACGGCATGCCGGCGCTGGCACTGCGCCGGGCGCTGATGCCACAGGAAAGCGCGGTCGCCTTCGATTTCACCGCTCAAGAGATCGTCGCGTTGGGCCGCTACCCGCATCGCAAGGCGCCGGGGCATGACGAAGACGCGATCATTGCCGAGTCGATGGCGCTGACCGACGTGTCGGCACTGGCGTCGCGCGTGCTCAACACGCTGTCGGGCGGGGAAAAGTCCCGGGCGCACATGGCGCGGGCGCTGGCCCAGCTCTGGCATGCGCGGCCCGATGGTGCGACCCGCTGGTTGCTGCTGGACGAACCCACCGCGGCGCTGGACCTGGCGCACCAGCATTCGGCGATGCGACTGTTGCGTGCCTGGGCGCAACGCGGCGTGGGCGTGGTGGCCGTTCTGCACGACCTGAACCTGGCGCGGCGCTATGCCGACGAGGTGGTGGTGCTGGGGGGCGATTCGGGCGGGGTGCGGCAGGGCGCGGCGGCCGAAGTGCTCGAACCGGCCCTGATCGAATCGGTCTGGGGAACGCCGTGCCAGCCCGTGACGAGTGCCGACGGCACCGTGCAGTACCTGTTCGGCTGA